From Glycine soja cultivar W05 chromosome 4, ASM419377v2, whole genome shotgun sequence, the proteins below share one genomic window:
- the LOC114408167 gene encoding polygalacturonase-like has translation MKFTIITIFFSLFLLDFGFAQQGDLDISRFGGKPNTNIGQAFLSAWTQACASPTAVKIVIPAGTYQMGAVDVKGPCKAPIEVQVDGTIQAPANPTDLKAAHQWFVVQYVNSFTLSGKGVFDGQGATAWKQNDCTTNKDCKMLCMNFGFNFLNNSIVRDITSKDSKNFHVNVLGCNNFTFDGFKVSAPKDSPNTDGIHIGRSTDVKILNTNIATGDDCVSLGDGCKNITVQNVNCGPGHGISVGSLGKYDSEEPVAGFLVKNCTLNGTDNGVRIKTWPNTPGAITITDMHFEDLTMNNVTNPIIIDQEYCPWNQCSKQNPSKIKISKVSFKNIKGTSGSQEGVVLVCSSGVPCEGVEMADIDLTFNGAAATAKCANVKPTITGKAPTCAA, from the exons atgaaGTTCACTATAATcacaatatttttctctttatttctaCTTGACTTTGGTTTTGCACAACAGGGGGATCTTGACATATCAAGATTTGGAGGAAAACCAAATACAAATATAGGCCAG GCTTTCTTAAGTGCCTGGACTCAAGCATGTGCATCACCAACTGCTGTCAAAATTGTGATTCCAGCTGGCACATACCAAATGGGTGCAGTTGATGTCAAAGGTCCTTGCAAGGCTCCTATTGAGGTTCAAGTTGATGGAACAATTCAAGCACCTGCAAACCCAACTGACCTTAAGGCGGCTCATCAATGGTTTGTTGTTCAATATGTTAACTCTTTCACCCTGTCGGGTAAAGGTGTTTTTGATGGTCAAGGGGCAACTGCTTGGAAACAAAATGATTGTACAACAAACAAGGACTGCAAGATGCTTTGCATG aattttggttttaatttcctCAATAATTCAATTGTCCGTGACATTACTTCCAAGGATAGCAAAAACTTTCATGTGAATGTTTTGGGGTGCAACAATTTCACATTTGATGGGTTTAAAGTTAGTGCACCAAAAGATAGCCCCAACACTGACGGAATCCACATTGGAAGATCCACAGATGTGAAGATTCTTAACACAAACATTGCTACTGGAGATGATTGTGTCTCATTGGGTGATGGTTGCAAAAATATAACTGTCCAAAATGTGAATTGTGGACCTGGTCATGGCATTAGTGTTGGAAGCCTTGGGAAGTACGATTCTGAAGAGCCTGTTGCAGGTTTTCTAGTTAAGAATTGCACTTTGAATGGAACAGATAATGGTGTGAGAATTAAGACTTGGCCTAACACGCCAGGAGCAATTACAATTACTGATATGCATTTTGAAGATCTTACCATGAATAATGTTACGAACCCTATCATCATAGACCAAGAGTATTGTCCTTGGAACCAATGCTCCAAACAG AATCCGTCAAAAATCAAGATAAGCAAGGTTTCCTTCAAGAACATTAAGGGCACTTCAGGAAGTCAAGAAGGGGTGGTTCTTGTTTGTAGTAGTGGTGTACCATGTGAGGGTGTAGAGATGGCTGATATTGATCTCACATTCAATGGAGCTGCAGCAACAGCTAAATGTGCTAATGTCAAGCCCACAATAACAGGAAAAGCTCCTACTTGTGCAGCCTAG